The following coding sequences are from one Desulfosporosinus orientis DSM 765 window:
- the nudC gene encoding NAD(+) diphosphatase yields the protein MLIGRKNKQKLVRSQFLGQVEGRSYYAAELTSEIVAPENMLFCDLRRLLGKIPDALFFLAGKAYQIFHWDRTHQYCSHCGARTENKIDERAKLCPSCGFVNYPRISPAIIVAITRDREILLAKGSRFQADFYSVLAGFVEPGETFEECVQREVREEVGLEVKNIRYFGSQPWPFPDSLMVGFTAEYAGGHINIDEKEILNAGWFDVDQLPLIPRTGSIARSLIDWFIEQVKSEETSSI from the coding sequence ATTCTGATTGGGAGGAAGAACAAGCAGAAGCTGGTTCGTAGTCAATTCCTGGGCCAAGTGGAGGGACGTTCTTATTATGCCGCAGAACTTACTTCGGAGATTGTTGCTCCGGAAAATATGTTATTTTGCGACTTGCGTCGTTTACTTGGCAAGATCCCGGATGCTTTGTTTTTCTTAGCAGGTAAAGCCTATCAAATTTTTCATTGGGATCGTACCCATCAGTACTGCAGCCATTGCGGAGCTCGGACAGAAAACAAAATAGATGAAAGGGCTAAGCTTTGTCCATCATGTGGGTTTGTAAACTATCCAAGGATTTCTCCGGCAATTATAGTGGCGATTACAAGAGACCGCGAAATATTATTAGCCAAGGGGAGTCGCTTTCAAGCCGACTTCTATAGCGTTTTGGCTGGTTTTGTAGAACCAGGGGAAACATTTGAAGAGTGTGTGCAAAGAGAAGTCAGAGAAGAAGTTGGCCTGGAAGTTAAAAATATTAGATATTTTGGCAGCCAGCCTTGGCCCTTCCCGGATTCTCTGATGGTTGGCTTTACAGCTGAATATGCTGGTGGGCACATAAATATTGATGAAAAGGAAATCTTGAATGCCGGATGGTTTGACGTGGATCAGCTTCCGCTGATACCTAGAACCGGAAGCATAGCCCGGAGTTTAATCGATTGGTTTATTGAACAGGTGAAAAGTGAAGAGACAAGTTCTATATGA
- a CDS encoding helix-turn-helix domain-containing protein, with product MTLGEKIQSLRKSNNKTQDELAEILGVSRQALSKWENGTSNPEIDKIVLISNYFSVTTDYILKNECEESATVLDSDNASKTQKGRKIPLILSTIIISIGFIVAVAFANDGTLFFYWQFRDAALGIAIQIVGVGIYEVMYFSEKYERDRQHLFWIINIWILSIMPAIFCAGLVTRILLNSFEIFMLLKYTGIGYVFFNSIVSVILLVLFKKNKSIIFP from the coding sequence ATGACTTTGGGAGAAAAAATACAAAGTTTAAGAAAATCAAATAATAAAACGCAGGATGAATTGGCAGAAATTTTAGGAGTGTCAAGACAAGCGTTGTCAAAATGGGAAAATGGAACATCCAATCCCGAAATTGATAAAATTGTTTTGATAAGTAATTATTTTTCAGTAACGACAGATTACATATTGAAGAATGAATGTGAAGAATCTGCAACAGTACTAGACAGTGATAATGCTTCGAAAACACAAAAAGGCCGAAAAATTCCGTTGATTCTTTCAACTATAATAATATCAATTGGTTTTATTGTAGCGGTTGCTTTCGCAAATGATGGGACCTTATTCTTTTATTGGCAATTTAGGGATGCAGCTTTAGGGATAGCAATTCAGATAGTTGGAGTTGGCATATATGAGGTAATGTATTTTAGTGAAAAATATGAGCGTGACAGACAGCATTTATTTTGGATAATAAATATATGGATATTATCGATTATGCCAGCAATCTTTTGTGCTGGACTAGTCACTCGAATTTTACTAAATTCTTTCGAAATTTTTATGCTTTTAAAATACACCGGTATAGGATATGTGTTTTTCAATAGCATTGTTTCCGTAATTCTATTGGTTTTGTTTAAAAAAAATAAAAGTATAATTTTTCCATGA
- a CDS encoding ATP-binding protein yields MGEKEEIRSKPYLKVGILNRLLQVSSNLIGNAIKFTEKGEITVSVKKIKTIGNKVKLMFSVSDTGIGIREEDIPKLFNYFTQLDDSFSKRFQGTGIGLAISKRLVELMGGEITVASEYGKGSAFYFTILVDVLDEEEEDYYTNDNCLIQQPADKLNILLVEDDPVSQLIIKQISKLKGWQLQVASNGKEALDFYEMSNFDIILMDIQMPGISGFDVTLAIREKEKLTGSHIPIIATTAYTMSGDKEKCLNVGMDDYISKPIDMIKLCEVLERWWKEIH; encoded by the coding sequence ATGGGGGAAAAGGAGGAGATAAGATCAAAGCCTTACCTAAAAGTCGGGATACTAAATCGATTGCTGCAAGTCTCAAGTAATCTTATCGGAAATGCCATTAAGTTTACTGAAAAAGGTGAGATTACTGTTTCAGTAAAGAAGATTAAAACGATTGGAAATAAAGTTAAACTGATGTTTTCAGTTTCAGATACGGGTATAGGTATAAGAGAAGAAGACATACCAAAACTCTTCAATTATTTCACCCAGTTAGATGATTCTTTTTCTAAGAGATTTCAAGGAACAGGTATTGGGCTGGCCATCTCGAAACGATTAGTTGAGCTAATGGGTGGTGAAATCACTGTTGCCAGTGAGTATGGTAAAGGAAGTGCTTTTTATTTTACGATATTAGTTGATGTTCTCGACGAAGAGGAAGAAGATTATTACACCAATGATAATTGTTTAATTCAACAACCGGCAGATAAATTGAATATCTTATTAGTTGAGGATGACCCAGTCAGCCAGCTTATTATAAAACAAATAAGCAAACTTAAAGGTTGGCAATTACAGGTGGCTTCGAACGGAAAAGAGGCATTAGATTTTTATGAAATGAGTAATTTCGATATCATTTTAATGGACATCCAAATGCCAGGAATAAGTGGCTTTGATGTGACTCTAGCTATAAGAGAAAAAGAGAAGTTAACGGGTAGCCATATACCGATCATAGCAACAACAGCTTATACAATGAGCGGTGATAAAGAAAAATGTCTGAACGTAGGAATGGATGATTATATTAGTAAGCCTATTGATATGATAAAGTTGTGTGAAGTTCTTGAAAGATGGTGGAAAGAAATTCACTAA
- a CDS encoding molybdopterin-dependent oxidoreductase, which translates to MHPPNVMPEEINSDHPERLRAVLVSSSNPLRSFADTTAYEQAFSKLDLLVTIDVAMTETAKMSDYVLPDRSLYERWDTTYFQVNYPEIYCQMRRPIVEP; encoded by the coding sequence ATGCATCCACCTAACGTGATGCCTGAAGAAATAAACAGCGACCACCCAGAACGGTTACGTGCTGTGCTCGTCTCTTCCAGCAACCCCTTGCGTTCTTTTGCAGATACTACAGCCTATGAACAAGCTTTTTCTAAGCTGGATCTTTTGGTAACTATCGATGTTGCCATGACAGAGACAGCCAAGATGTCGGATTACGTTCTGCCCGATCGCTCGCTTTACGAGCGCTGGGATACCACGTATTTTCAGGTGAATTATCCTGAAATCTACTGCCAGATGCGCAGGCCCATCGTGGAACCATAG
- a CDS encoding TetR/AcrR family transcriptional regulator, with protein MTEQDAQQSIIDAAKAILDEGEDIEKITVRQIAERAGVGTGLINYHFKSKDNLLSIAIGDIMSKTISDLHKGNLHNDLDPVSQLKALMKELYIVAGDNEKLIRFLLTREIMEGNMQTPLCLIPLLRDIFGTSKNEMQLRIIALQILSPIQVTALNCSAFHMYSGINLNDRDQRSRFIDMLVDNLI; from the coding sequence ATGACTGAGCAAGATGCGCAGCAGTCTATTATCGACGCAGCAAAGGCCATTTTAGATGAAGGAGAAGATATTGAAAAAATAACTGTGCGGCAGATAGCCGAACGCGCAGGTGTAGGTACAGGCTTAATTAACTATCATTTCAAGAGCAAAGATAATCTGTTAAGTATTGCCATCGGAGATATTATGTCAAAGACGATTTCGGACTTGCATAAAGGAAATCTTCATAATGATTTAGACCCGGTTAGCCAGCTGAAAGCGCTGATGAAAGAGCTTTATATTGTAGCTGGTGATAACGAAAAACTGATTCGGTTTCTTCTGACCCGTGAAATCATGGAGGGAAATATGCAGACTCCCTTGTGCCTGATTCCACTGTTAAGAGATATCTTTGGAACCAGTAAGAATGAAATGCAACTCAGAATTATAGCTTTACAAATCCTTAGTCCAATACAAGTGACTGCCTTAAATTGCTCTGCTTTTCACATGTATAGCGGTATAAATCTGAATGACAGAGACCAGCGAAGTCGTTTTATAGATATGCTGGTAGATAATTTAATATAA
- a CDS encoding PadR family transcriptional regulator: MRTLKYAILGLINREAMTGYDLMKMFNLELVNFWYAQHSQLYPELKKLTDEGLITYETVLQGQKLEKKLYSITEAGKIAFLNWLKKQDLLEPTPKDIFRLKVFFIESMTKEDILKHFSYQLDLRKEKLERLEATMAQHPYSKTISDVFSPLYGDYIVLKSAIMRERTYIDWLLDCIKEIENS, encoded by the coding sequence ATGCGTACGCTAAAATATGCGATTTTAGGGTTGATCAATAGGGAAGCGATGACTGGCTATGATTTAATGAAAATGTTTAATCTGGAACTGGTGAATTTTTGGTATGCGCAGCATAGCCAACTCTATCCTGAATTAAAAAAATTAACAGACGAAGGTCTGATCACTTACGAAACGGTGCTGCAGGGCCAGAAACTAGAAAAAAAACTCTATTCAATTACAGAAGCAGGAAAAATTGCTTTTTTAAACTGGCTAAAAAAACAAGATCTCCTGGAACCGACACCTAAGGATATTTTCAGGCTAAAAGTCTTCTTCATCGAGTCCATGACTAAGGAAGATATTCTGAAGCATTTTTCTTATCAGCTTGATCTGCGCAAAGAGAAATTAGAAAGATTGGAAGCGACAATGGCTCAGCATCCCTATTCCAAGACTATTTCTGATGTTTTTTCACCCTTGTATGGAGACTACATTGTGTTGAAAAGTGCTATCATGAGGGAGCGCACCTATATTGATTGGCTGCTAGATTGTATTAAAGAAATTGAGAACAGCTAA
- a CDS encoding Crp/Fnr family transcriptional regulator, with protein sequence MDDNTFLKFNITIDYFKNLGETIFKKKGEIFITPDDILNGIYVLLKGRIKYLLYSLDGREKIIFIGEPVCIIGDVPTYDRRPAGTFVTALMDLELVFIEYHTVIEAIDNNPDFSKYFITSICNKTRGLMAEMGEQCFQDAESKVLKIIIQFAKHYGDFEKEMIKINFPLSQQFIGNLASLNRVTTARVLKSLREEDIIDIENGKYILKRVSLLD encoded by the coding sequence ATGGACGATAATACTTTTCTAAAATTTAATATTACAATAGATTACTTTAAAAACTTAGGGGAAACGATTTTCAAAAAAAAGGGAGAAATATTTATTACGCCCGACGATATTTTAAACGGTATCTATGTTTTACTAAAGGGACGAATAAAATATCTGCTTTATTCCCTTGATGGCCGGGAAAAAATAATATTTATTGGGGAACCGGTATGCATTATCGGAGATGTTCCCACTTATGACAGAAGACCCGCAGGGACCTTTGTTACGGCGCTAATGGATCTTGAATTAGTTTTTATTGAATATCACACTGTTATAGAAGCCATAGATAATAATCCTGACTTTTCAAAGTACTTTATCACGTCCATTTGTAATAAAACGCGAGGATTAATGGCTGAAATGGGGGAACAGTGTTTTCAAGATGCTGAAAGTAAAGTTTTAAAGATCATTATCCAATTTGCCAAACATTATGGAGATTTTGAGAAAGAAATGATAAAAATAAACTTTCCACTTAGTCAACAGTTTATTGGCAATCTAGCCAGTCTCAATAGAGTAACAACAGCTCGGGTTCTAAAAAGCTTACGGGAAGAGGACATAATTGATATTGAAAACGGAAAATATATTTTAAAAAGAGTTTCTTTATTAGATTAA
- a CDS encoding S8 family peptidase has product MEKVRLIPFQVIKQVETVDEVPKGVEMIQAPKIWDQTKGKGITVAILDTGCDTTHPDLKERIVGGRNFTKDDGGNLSVYEDYNGHGTHVAGTIAAIQNNAGVVGVAPEANLLIIKVLDHNGSGQYEWIIKGINYAIEQKVDIISMSLGGPEDVPKLHEAIQKAVANNILVICAAGNEGDGSDATDEFGYPGSYNEVISVGAIDLARHSSKFSNSNNEIDLVAPGEEILSTYLNGKYATLSGTSMATPHVSGAVALIKVLANASFERNLTEPELYAQLIKRTVPLGNSPKLEGNGLVYLTVMDHLSEIFDQQFIIKLVSS; this is encoded by the coding sequence TTGGAAAAAGTACGTTTAATTCCATTTCAAGTGATTAAACAGGTCGAAACGGTCGATGAAGTTCCCAAAGGAGTGGAAATGATTCAGGCCCCCAAAATCTGGGATCAAACCAAGGGGAAAGGTATCACGGTTGCTATATTGGATACTGGCTGTGATACCACCCATCCTGACTTAAAAGAACGAATTGTCGGCGGAAGAAATTTCACGAAGGATGATGGCGGGAACCTCAGTGTATACGAGGATTACAATGGGCATGGTACCCATGTTGCAGGGACGATCGCCGCCATACAAAACAATGCAGGTGTTGTAGGCGTAGCCCCCGAAGCTAATCTGCTTATTATCAAGGTTCTTGATCATAATGGTTCCGGCCAATACGAATGGATTATTAAGGGGATTAACTATGCAATAGAACAAAAAGTTGATATTATCTCTATGTCCCTTGGGGGTCCGGAGGATGTTCCTAAACTGCATGAAGCCATTCAAAAAGCTGTCGCCAACAACATTCTGGTGATTTGTGCGGCAGGAAATGAAGGTGATGGCAGTGATGCAACAGATGAGTTTGGCTATCCGGGTTCTTATAATGAAGTGATAAGTGTAGGCGCAATTGACTTGGCAAGGCACTCTTCCAAATTTTCGAATTCTAACAATGAAATAGACTTAGTGGCTCCTGGAGAGGAAATCTTATCGACCTATTTAAATGGAAAATATGCAACCTTGAGTGGAACCTCCATGGCTACACCTCATGTTTCGGGAGCAGTGGCTCTGATAAAAGTGCTGGCCAATGCAAGCTTCGAACGGAATCTCACTGAGCCTGAACTTTATGCCCAATTAATAAAAAGAACAGTACCATTAGGAAATTCTCCAAAACTTGAAGGCAATGGGCTAGTTTACTTAACTGTAATGGACCACTTGTCAGAAATATTTGATCAGCAATTTATCATTAAATTGGTGAGTTCATGA
- a CDS encoding molybdopterin dinucleotide binding domain-containing protein, whose protein sequence is MQADGKYSFILLAGRHIDENANNLMRNPEWNRGRRACTLAMNPDDAERLGLSDKQIVKVTTEAGTVEIELETTEVTRPGMVIIPHGFGLEYNGETYGVGVNRLTKNTHRDRVAGTPLHRYVRCKVEAVSR, encoded by the coding sequence TTGCAGGCGGATGGAAAATACTCCTTTATTCTCCTGGCCGGAAGGCATATCGACGAGAATGCCAATAATTTGATGCGGAATCCGGAGTGGAATCGTGGACGACGAGCTTGTACCCTGGCCATGAATCCGGATGATGCTGAGCGGCTAGGTCTAAGTGACAAACAAATTGTGAAGGTTACCACTGAGGCAGGAACGGTGGAAATAGAGTTGGAGACAACCGAAGTGACTCGTCCCGGTATGGTGATCATTCCACACGGCTTTGGATTGGAGTATAATGGGGAGACTTATGGGGTGGGTGTCAATCGTCTGACCAAAAACACTCACCGTGATCGCGTCGCAGGTACGCCTTTACATCGTTATGTAAGGTGTAAGGTGGAAGCAGTTAGCAGATGA
- a CDS encoding reductive dehalogenase — MEENFKEKEVPSEQAPANQTKSKNNLNRRQFLLSSLGIGVATAVGATIGVNPFTKPEEALAEGTEKSIPLIVHDNMPIEIAKDYKRFNQKNTIFCRFGYDPEIMSIGKTFSEKFHGVVPPSGEPGFTETDAAVALAAWSVDHEFATNSEFGVPNQGLYAWEGPINQRKPGVKDAEDGTSKIKKAAKFLGASLVGIADYDDRWVYSEFFNPFTGENSSPEFSFEPKHVIVMAIEMDYESFLTAPTLLESAAAGLAYSHMAETAHKVATFIRQLGYQAIPCGNDTAISPALGVQAGLGELGRNGLLITPQYGPRVRLCKVFTDMPMNADKPITFGVERFCETCMKCADSCPSKAISRDKKPSMQQGPSISNNPGVRKWAINPEKCFKFWSENGGDCGSCIASCPYNKLDVWHHELARTMAGTPAAPMLRSMDDLFGFGKVNDTQEIKDWWKKDTKY, encoded by the coding sequence ATGGAAGAAAATTTTAAAGAAAAAGAGGTACCTTCTGAGCAAGCCCCAGCAAATCAAACAAAATCAAAAAATAATTTAAACCGTAGGCAATTCCTTCTATCATCATTGGGTATTGGAGTTGCTACAGCTGTCGGGGCTACAATTGGCGTCAACCCGTTTACTAAACCTGAAGAAGCATTGGCAGAAGGTACAGAAAAGTCAATACCGCTTATTGTCCATGATAACATGCCCATCGAGATTGCCAAGGATTACAAACGCTTTAATCAGAAAAATACTATTTTCTGTAGGTTTGGTTACGATCCCGAAATCATGTCTATAGGAAAAACATTTAGCGAAAAGTTTCATGGAGTAGTCCCCCCATCAGGTGAACCAGGCTTTACTGAAACAGATGCTGCAGTTGCATTAGCCGCTTGGTCAGTTGATCATGAGTTTGCAACTAACAGTGAATTTGGAGTCCCCAATCAAGGGTTATATGCCTGGGAAGGGCCAATTAATCAGCGCAAACCAGGAGTAAAAGATGCTGAAGATGGTACTAGCAAAATTAAAAAGGCTGCTAAATTTTTGGGCGCCAGTTTAGTCGGTATTGCAGATTATGATGATCGATGGGTATATTCAGAGTTTTTTAACCCATTTACGGGCGAAAACAGTTCCCCGGAATTTTCATTTGAACCAAAGCACGTCATAGTTATGGCAATTGAAATGGATTATGAATCTTTTTTAACGGCTCCAACTTTACTGGAAAGTGCAGCCGCTGGACTGGCATATTCACATATGGCCGAGACTGCACATAAAGTAGCGACATTTATCCGTCAACTGGGTTATCAAGCCATTCCTTGTGGTAACGACACAGCCATTAGCCCAGCACTTGGTGTACAGGCTGGCTTAGGAGAACTAGGACGTAATGGTCTTCTGATTACCCCACAGTATGGTCCGAGGGTGAGACTTTGTAAGGTGTTTACCGACATGCCAATGAATGCTGACAAACCTATTACGTTTGGAGTAGAGAGATTTTGTGAGACGTGCATGAAATGTGCGGACTCTTGTCCGAGCAAAGCCATTTCTCGAGATAAAAAACCCTCGATGCAGCAGGGTCCGTCGATTTCCAATAATCCAGGTGTGAGAAAGTGGGCAATCAATCCAGAAAAATGTTTTAAATTTTGGTCAGAGAATGGTGGAGACTGTGGAAGCTGCATAGCTAGTTGCCCATACAATAAATTGGATGTATGGCATCATGAATTAGCCAGAACCATGGCCGGGACACCTGCTGCACCGATGTTAAGAAGTATGGATGACTTGTTTGGCTTTGGTAAGGTTAATGATACACAAGAAATTAAGGATTGGTGGAAAAAGGATACTAAATACTAA
- a CDS encoding FAD-dependent oxidoreductase — protein MQRKYPNLCKPIKIGNVNFRNRMFSAPMGGTDITADCTIGRASTAFYELRAKGGAASVTVSECVVHPETEGSHMYHLDLQTVGSLSSFTYTADAIRRHGAIASVELSHSGQYAGTYLTDKNKKHGLAQWGPSALVRPDGLEVKELTEELISDIVTAYGKCAGLAKRAGFEMIMIHGGHGWLINQFLSPYFNHRTDKYGGPLENRVRFAQAVLDSVRDSVGLGFPIEFRMSGSELFEGGYDLAEGIEIAKLLESRVDLLHVSAGTYQRGFSVTHPSMFLPHGSNVYLAAEIKKHVSVPVATVGGLNDPAMMEEIIATGKADVVEMARALLADHELPRKVMSNRDEDIVKCLRCFTCMAERAVTSTRRCTVNPLIGRELDGVEIVPSSRSCKVLVAGGGPGGLEAAITAAKRGHKVILCEKSDQLGGILKGEQAIPFKYEMYELGVTLGKLAEDAGVEIRLNTLVTKEYLEKENVDALIIAVGSEPLVPPIPGLNGDNVIVVNDYYLEKDKVSDQVVVLGGGQAGCEAAVHLAQEGKTVHLVEMRTELAPDANIRHRPILLKEIENYKIHVHTEYKGLSVTDEGVVCANAAGEEQLVPGTSVICALGQRARRNVVEDLIDCAPYVAQIGDCVKPSTITTAVYQGYHAALDI, from the coding sequence ATGCAAAGAAAATATCCCAACCTGTGTAAACCAATCAAAATTGGAAATGTTAATTTTCGAAACAGAATGTTTTCCGCTCCAATGGGAGGAACAGATATCACTGCTGACTGTACGATTGGACGCGCATCTACAGCTTTTTATGAATTACGAGCCAAGGGCGGGGCTGCCTCTGTAACTGTTAGTGAATGTGTAGTTCATCCGGAAACAGAAGGTTCCCATATGTATCATCTTGATCTACAGACGGTAGGTTCGCTTTCGAGTTTTACCTACACTGCAGATGCTATCCGTCGTCACGGCGCAATTGCCAGTGTAGAACTGTCCCATTCCGGACAGTATGCCGGAACTTATCTGACTGACAAGAATAAAAAACACGGGCTTGCCCAATGGGGTCCAAGTGCCTTGGTTCGCCCAGATGGCCTGGAAGTAAAGGAACTGACAGAGGAACTGATTTCTGACATCGTAACCGCTTATGGAAAGTGTGCCGGCCTAGCTAAAAGAGCAGGTTTTGAAATGATTATGATTCATGGCGGACATGGCTGGCTGATTAATCAGTTCTTATCCCCATATTTTAACCACAGAACAGATAAGTACGGCGGTCCTTTGGAAAACAGAGTGCGTTTTGCACAAGCGGTTCTTGACAGTGTCCGTGATTCAGTAGGCCTTGGTTTTCCAATCGAGTTTAGAATGAGCGGATCTGAGTTATTCGAAGGGGGCTATGATCTGGCAGAAGGCATAGAAATTGCCAAATTGCTGGAATCCAGAGTAGATTTACTGCATGTGTCTGCAGGAACTTACCAGAGAGGATTTAGTGTTACGCATCCTTCTATGTTCTTACCTCATGGAAGCAATGTCTATCTTGCAGCTGAGATTAAGAAGCACGTGAGTGTTCCTGTTGCCACAGTTGGCGGCCTAAATGACCCGGCTATGATGGAAGAAATCATCGCTACGGGTAAGGCAGATGTTGTGGAGATGGCCCGTGCACTGCTGGCTGATCATGAACTTCCAAGAAAGGTTATGAGTAATCGCGATGAGGACATTGTAAAATGTCTGAGATGTTTTACTTGTATGGCAGAACGTGCGGTAACGTCTACAAGACGCTGTACGGTTAATCCATTAATCGGGCGTGAATTGGATGGAGTTGAAATTGTTCCTTCTTCCCGTTCATGTAAGGTTCTGGTAGCAGGCGGCGGACCAGGTGGATTAGAAGCTGCTATTACCGCAGCAAAGCGTGGGCATAAGGTAATCCTTTGTGAGAAGTCTGATCAGTTAGGCGGCATCCTAAAGGGAGAACAGGCAATTCCATTTAAATATGAGATGTATGAGTTAGGTGTTACTCTTGGGAAATTGGCAGAAGATGCCGGTGTAGAGATTCGCTTAAATACGCTTGTTACAAAAGAGTACTTAGAAAAAGAAAACGTTGATGCGTTAATAATCGCAGTCGGTTCCGAACCGCTTGTTCCTCCGATTCCTGGTTTAAATGGTGATAACGTAATCGTTGTGAATGATTATTATTTGGAGAAGGATAAGGTCAGCGATCAGGTAGTAGTCTTAGGAGGCGGTCAGGCAGGTTGTGAAGCAGCGGTCCATCTTGCACAGGAAGGCAAGACTGTACATCTGGTAGAGATGAGAACGGAACTAGCTCCGGATGCAAATATTAGACATCGTCCGATTCTGTTAAAGGAAATTGAAAATTATAAGATCCATGTTCATACAGAATATAAGGGATTAAGTGTGACAGACGAAGGGGTTGTTTGTGCTAATGCAGCTGGTGAAGAGCAGCTTGTTCCAGGTACTTCAGTAATCTGTGCACTTGGACAGCGAGCAAGAAGAAACGTAGTGGAAGACTTAATTGACTGTGCACCTTACGTTGCACAGATTGGAGATTGTGTAAAGCCGTCTACCATAACGACTGCAGTATATCAGGGATATCATGCTGCCCTTGATATTTAA
- a CDS encoding sensor histidine kinase, producing MKTPLAVMKSCLAKFESGTYKPEMAPFEIDKVIREACRSLAEEIERKNLALILRVDSQRVLGHQGLIGRVITNFLSNVIRHTERGQSILIAVKGKGQTAEISVENQGNPIAEADRQKIWNQFYRAEARTAKAGTGLGLAIAKEILELHHAVYGVENTKDGVRFFFALPVQP from the coding sequence TTGAAAACCCCTCTTGCGGTTATGAAAAGTTGTTTGGCTAAGTTTGAATCCGGCACCTATAAGCCGGAAATGGCTCCTTTTGAAATTGATAAAGTGATTCGGGAAGCATGCAGGTCCCTGGCTGAGGAAATAGAGAGGAAAAATCTTGCGCTCATCTTAAGAGTTGATTCGCAAAGGGTCCTGGGGCATCAAGGACTGATCGGCCGCGTAATCACTAATTTTCTCAGTAATGTCATCCGGCATACGGAGCGTGGACAGTCCATCCTCATTGCTGTCAAAGGCAAGGGACAGACAGCAGAAATCAGCGTCGAAAATCAGGGGAATCCCATAGCCGAGGCAGACAGGCAAAAGATATGGAACCAATTCTACCGTGCCGAGGCCAGGACAGCCAAAGCAGGTACAGGTTTGGGGCTCGCCATAGCCAAGGAAATACTGGAGCTTCATCATGCAGTTTATGGTGTGGAAAATACCAAAGACGGCGTCCGCTTTTTCTTTGCCCTGCCGGTACAGCCCTGA
- a CDS encoding NifB/NifX family molybdenum-iron cluster-binding protein — translation MYIAVAADGKNLDSKVSDEFERCLYLLIVNMNDLSFTVIKNDNLSERASAENLASAVLSYNCEALITGDIRPLAFNILADAYVTRLFGADSSVKNALELMEKGSLKIIKNYDGTEKCSGHHH, via the coding sequence ATGTATATAGCAGTAGCTGCAGATGGTAAAAACTTGGATAGTAAGGTGTCTGATGAATTTGAACGATGCTTATATTTACTAATTGTTAATATGAATGATTTAAGCTTTACTGTTATTAAAAATGATAACTTATCGGAAAGAGCTTCTGCAGAAAATTTAGCAAGTGCAGTATTATCGTATAATTGCGAGGCTTTAATAACAGGAGATATTAGACCTTTGGCGTTTAATATACTAGCTGATGCTTATGTAACAAGACTTTTTGGCGCCGATAGTTCAGTTAAAAATGCTCTTGAATTAATGGAAAAAGGTTCATTGAAAATAATTAAAAATTATGATGGTACAGAGAAATGTAGTGGGCATCATCATTAA
- a CDS encoding cell wall metabolism sensor histidine kinase WalK produces the protein MRSEDEIGQLSANINDLSRQIELYIGRLKQDLDKEKQLEKTRNLLPGYLMN, from the coding sequence GTGCGTTCTGAGGATGAAATCGGCCAGTTATCTGCAAATATCAATGACCTATCCAGGCAGATAGAATTGTATATTGGCCGGTTGAAACAGGATCTGGATAAAGAGAAGCAGCTGGAAAAGACACGGAATTTATTGCCGGGGTATCTCATGAATTGA
- a CDS encoding YwbE family protein, whose translation MDGQIRSNIHAGITVDIVLKEDQRTGKRTRGIVKDILTNSQKHPRGIKVRLEDGKIGRVQEIIKTI comes from the coding sequence TTGGATGGCCAAATAAGAAGTAATATTCATGCTGGAATCACAGTAGATATTGTTTTAAAAGAAGACCAAAGAACAGGAAAAAGAACGCGTGGTATTGTCAAAGATATCCTGACTAACTCCCAGAAACATCCGAGGGGAATTAAAGTAAGACTTGAGGATGGGAAAATTGGCAGAGTTCAAGAAATTATCAAGACAATTTAA